A single genomic interval of Anopheles marshallii chromosome 2, idAnoMarsDA_429_01, whole genome shotgun sequence harbors:
- the LOC128709723 gene encoding GTPase HRas — protein MTEYKLVVVGAGGVGKSALTIQLIQNHFVDEYDPTIEDSYRKQVVIDGETCLLDILDTAGQEEYSAMRDQYMRTGEGFLLVFAVNSAKSFEDIGTYREQIKRVKDAEEVPMVLVGNKCDLQAWAVDMNQARDVAKQYGVPFVETSAKTRMGVDDAFYTLVREIRKDKERGKKNRKHHKLVSSRRFKCQLL, from the exons ATGACGGAGTATAAACTAGTAGTAGTAGGCGCTGGGGGTGTCGGCAAGTCGGCGCTTACCATACAACTTATTCAGAACCATTTCGTGGATGAGTACGATCCAACAATTGAAGATTCCTACCGGAAGCAAGTAGTTATAG ATGGTGAAACGTGTTTGCTCGATATTCTGGATACAGCCGGACAGGAGGAGTACTCGGCGATGCGTGATCAGTATATGCGAACGGGTGAAGGATTTCTTTTAGTATTTGCTGTTAACAGTGCCAAAAGTTTCGAAGATATAG GAACCTACCGAGAACAGATTAAGCGTGTTAAAGACGCAGAAGAAGTGCCAATGGTGTTAGTTGGCAACAAGTGCGATCTGCAAGCATGGGCAGTTGATATGAACCAGGCCAGAGAC GTGGCGAAACAGTACGGTGTTCCTTTTGTAGAAACTTCGGCCAAAACACGGATGGGCGTGGACGATGCATTCTATACGCTAGTGCGTGAAATTCGCAAAGACAAAGAGAGGGGGAAGAAGAACCGAAAGCACCACAAACTGGTGTCTAGCAGACGATTCAAGTGCCAGTTGCTATAA